In one Vulgatibacter incomptus genomic region, the following are encoded:
- a CDS encoding DUF420 domain-containing protein, which translates to MELHPLINACLNGTSAILLFLGLRAIKQGKRERHKKLMLGAFGASSVFLASYLLRFAISGTTRFPVEGVWKVAYLAVLFSHMFLAIALLPMVLRTLWLPLTGRFEPHRRIARFTFPIWAYVSVTGVAVYLMLYHLPSLLL; encoded by the coding sequence ATGGAGCTGCACCCGCTGATCAACGCGTGCCTGAACGGCACCTCCGCGATCCTGCTCTTCCTGGGGCTCCGCGCGATCAAGCAGGGGAAGCGCGAGCGCCACAAGAAGCTGATGCTCGGCGCCTTCGGTGCCTCGTCGGTCTTCCTCGCGTCGTACCTCCTCCGCTTCGCCATCTCCGGGACCACCCGTTTCCCGGTGGAGGGCGTCTGGAAGGTCGCGTATCTGGCGGTGCTCTTCAGCCATATGTTCCTGGCGATCGCGCTGCTGCCCATGGTCCTCCGGACCCTCTGGCTCCCCCTGACGGGGCGCTTCGAGCCCCATCGGCGGATCGCGCGCTTTACCTTCCCGATCTGGGCCTACGTCTCCGTCACCGGGGTCGCGGTCTACCTGATGCTCTATCACCTGCCGTCATTGCTCCTCTAG